A single Desulfovibrio gilichinskyi DNA region contains:
- a CDS encoding pseudouridine synthase, with amino-acid sequence MADSTKNTETIRLNKFIASAGITSRRGADELISQGKVKINGERIDSPGIQVDPENDLVEVNGKPVQNGLQNQNIYILLNKPIETVTTAKDPQKRKTVLDLLPLKLRQKRVFPVGRLDFYSEGLLLLTTDGELCNRLTHPKWHLPKVYEVIVRGGVSPENIAIMETGMCLCEGDRLAPVQVKVLSEGKDTTKIEMILNQGVNRQIRRMFRDFDTTILKIKRTRQGKIELGDLPAGKWRELAASEVKSLKKDVGL; translated from the coding sequence ATGGCTGACAGTACAAAAAATACCGAAACAATCAGGCTTAATAAATTTATAGCTTCCGCCGGAATTACATCCAGACGCGGAGCCGATGAGCTGATTAGTCAAGGTAAAGTGAAAATAAACGGAGAACGCATTGATTCTCCGGGAATTCAGGTCGACCCGGAAAACGATCTGGTAGAAGTTAATGGTAAGCCTGTACAGAATGGCCTACAAAATCAAAATATTTATATTTTATTAAATAAACCTATCGAAACTGTAACCACAGCTAAAGATCCGCAAAAGCGCAAAACAGTGCTTGATCTTCTGCCTTTGAAATTAAGACAAAAACGAGTTTTTCCTGTGGGAAGATTAGACTTCTATTCAGAAGGATTGCTCCTTTTGACTACAGACGGAGAACTTTGTAATCGGTTAACTCATCCTAAATGGCATTTGCCTAAAGTGTATGAAGTTATCGTGCGCGGCGGTGTTTCACCAGAAAATATAGCAATCATGGAAACAGGGATGTGTTTGTGTGAAGGCGACAGGCTTGCACCTGTGCAAGTTAAAGTCCTCAGCGAAGGCAAAGACACTACCAAGATAGAAATGATTCTTAATCAGGGCGTAAACCGTCAGATCAGGCGGATGTTCAGAGATTTTGACACGACAATTTTAAAGATCAAAAGAACAAGGCAAGGAAAAATTGAACTTGGAGATCTGCCTGCCGGAAAATGGCGGGAGCTGGCCGCAAGTGAAGTTAAGTCCTTGAAGAAAGACGTTGGACTATAA
- the yihA gene encoding ribosome biogenesis GTP-binding protein YihA/YsxC — protein MNNTLKLIQTVYEIDQLEQLPAPQIILAGRSNVGKSSLINCLAERKSLAKISATPGKTRSLNYYEVVPHGYYIVDLPGYGYAKCSKTERAKWGKLIDSYLEGNAYVVAAAVLLDSRLSPQKNDIDMLSYFIQCSIPILPIMTKSDKTKQGDRAKIQNQWQDILKVKPMCVSSKTGMNRTNLWNLLDRTALPELAQGPVSIEDIEDSAAESQSE, from the coding sequence ATGAATAATACTCTCAAATTAATACAAACCGTTTATGAGATCGATCAACTCGAACAATTACCGGCTCCTCAGATCATTCTCGCCGGACGTTCCAATGTTGGAAAATCATCACTGATCAACTGTCTTGCGGAAAGAAAAAGTCTTGCAAAAATCAGTGCTACGCCCGGTAAAACAAGAAGTTTAAACTATTACGAAGTAGTTCCGCACGGCTACTATATAGTTGATCTACCAGGATACGGATACGCCAAATGCTCAAAAACAGAACGGGCCAAATGGGGTAAACTTATTGACAGTTATCTGGAAGGAAACGCTTATGTTGTCGCAGCAGCGGTGTTGCTGGACAGCCGGCTGTCACCTCAGAAAAATGATATCGATATGCTTTCATATTTTATACAATGCAGCATACCGATTCTGCCGATTATGACCAAGTCAGACAAAACCAAACAAGGCGACCGCGCTAAAATTCAAAATCAATGGCAGGACATTCTTAAAGTCAAACCTATGTGTGTATCCAGTAAAACCGGTATGAACCGCACCAATCTCTGGAATCTTCTCGATAGAACAGCGCTTCCGGAATTAGCGCAGGGTCCAGTTTCAATTGAAGACATAGAAGACAGCGCAGCCGAAAGTCAATCAGAATAA
- the lolA gene encoding outer membrane lipoprotein chaperone LolA: MKFRFSIFILVLLLSIGSVAFADELTTEIQKSYDSITTFKADFSQTLTNAASKEREVRTGKITFKQPSLLHWESIKPEKELLIVGESIVWDYFPDDKLALKYRTKQLFNSKTMIKFISGKAKLEEDFVVENQGDDGGLTKLKLMPREPETGLVLAYVWVDQVKKMLTKILVVDFYGNGNEVTLSNIQIDPEVPDSLYEFTPPKGVDVEDNTKNE, from the coding sequence ATGAAATTTAGGTTTAGCATATTCATATTAGTACTGTTATTGTCGATAGGCTCTGTTGCTTTTGCAGATGAGCTGACCACTGAAATACAAAAATCATATGATTCAATTACGACTTTTAAAGCCGATTTCAGCCAGACTTTGACTAATGCCGCAAGTAAAGAGCGTGAAGTCAGAACCGGTAAAATTACTTTTAAGCAGCCTTCTTTGCTGCACTGGGAATCAATTAAGCCTGAAAAAGAGTTGCTGATAGTAGGGGAGTCAATTGTATGGGATTATTTTCCAGATGATAAACTTGCTTTGAAATATCGTACAAAACAGCTTTTTAATTCAAAAACGATGATTAAATTTATTTCCGGTAAAGCTAAACTGGAAGAGGATTTTGTCGTTGAGAATCAAGGTGATGATGGCGGACTTACAAAGCTTAAATTAATGCCGCGTGAACCTGAGACAGGACTGGTCCTTGCCTATGTCTGGGTTGATCAGGTCAAAAAGATGCTTACCAAAATTTTAGTTGTAGATTTCTACGGTAACGGGAATGAAGTTACGCTGAGTAATATTCAGATTGATCCTGAGGTACCTGATTCACTTTATGAATTTACGCCGCCTAAAGGTGTGGACGTAGAAGATAATACTAAAAACGAATAG
- the map gene encoding type I methionyl aminopeptidase, translating into MKTKISIKSKSEIAKMRKSGLLLQETHMVARSLIKPGVTTAEINEAVESFISKNRATALFKGVQGVTPYPAGTCISVNDEVVHGIPGTRELKEGDLVSIDIGVKLDGWCSDCACSYGVGKVSKDVQNLLSTTEGCLNIALNEMKPGVKWRDIAKVMADSARKAGYSVVEELVGHGIGRELWESPDVPNYPTRAIPDFTLEEGMVIAVEPMINMGTHKIFTKSDKWTICTKDGKPSAHFEHTIAITADGIEIMTCDPDGKGWAIW; encoded by the coding sequence ATGAAAACAAAAATTTCCATCAAATCTAAAAGCGAAATAGCTAAAATGCGCAAATCCGGCTTACTGCTTCAGGAAACTCACATGGTTGCCAGAAGTTTAATTAAGCCGGGCGTAACAACTGCTGAAATAAATGAAGCCGTAGAATCATTCATATCCAAAAATAGAGCGACAGCACTATTTAAAGGGGTTCAAGGAGTCACTCCCTACCCTGCCGGAACATGCATTTCTGTTAATGACGAAGTAGTACATGGAATACCGGGCACTCGTGAATTAAAAGAAGGTGACCTTGTATCTATTGATATCGGAGTTAAATTAGACGGCTGGTGTTCTGACTGCGCCTGTTCATACGGAGTAGGAAAAGTTTCGAAAGATGTTCAAAATCTGCTTAGCACGACTGAAGGATGTCTCAATATAGCTCTAAATGAGATGAAACCGGGTGTTAAATGGAGAGACATTGCTAAAGTCATGGCTGATTCAGCAAGAAAAGCCGGTTATTCCGTAGTTGAAGAGCTTGTCGGACATGGCATAGGCCGCGAGCTGTGGGAAAGCCCGGATGTTCCAAACTATCCTACTCGCGCAATTCCTGATTTCACGCTAGAAGAAGGGATGGTCATTGCGGTTGAACCCATGATAAATATGGGCACACATAAGATTTTCACTAAATCTGATAAATGGACCATATGTACCAAAGACGGAAAACCTTCAGCTCATTTTGAACATACAATTGCGATCACTGCTGACGGAATAGAAATTATGACCTGTGATCCGGATGGAAAAGGCTGGGCAATCTGGTAA
- the yedF gene encoding sulfurtransferase-like selenium metabolism protein YedF: MSVKIECQGLPCPQPVINCKNAIEANNPSEIIIIVDNEAAKENVSRFMGTKGYEVSTEKNGALISIIGKKNMENDVSKDTECVDCKIMSDDELAQVDSKIVVFIDSDCLGRGDDELGAKLMFNFIATLSELGESLWRIVMVNGAVKLSAAGHPCLEKLQALETAGVSILVCGTCLDHFKLLDKRSVGETTNMLDVVTSLQLASKVIKA, encoded by the coding sequence ATGTCAGTTAAAATCGAATGTCAGGGACTACCTTGCCCGCAGCCTGTTATAAATTGTAAAAATGCTATTGAAGCTAATAACCCTTCAGAAATTATCATTATAGTTGATAATGAAGCAGCGAAAGAAAATGTATCCAGATTTATGGGAACTAAAGGATACGAAGTTTCTACAGAAAAAAATGGTGCATTAATTTCAATCATCGGCAAAAAAAACATGGAAAATGATGTTTCTAAAGACACAGAATGTGTGGACTGCAAAATAATGAGCGATGACGAACTCGCTCAGGTAGACAGTAAAATCGTTGTTTTTATCGACAGTGATTGTCTAGGACGCGGTGACGATGAACTTGGAGCGAAGCTGATGTTTAATTTCATTGCAACGCTTTCAGAACTCGGTGAGTCACTTTGGCGAATTGTCATGGTCAACGGAGCTGTAAAGCTGTCAGCAGCTGGTCATCCATGCCTTGAAAAACTGCAAGCACTTGAAACAGCAGGTGTTTCAATCCTTGTATGTGGAACCTGTCTTGACCACTTCAAGCTGCTTGATAAAAGATCTGTAGGCGAAACAACAAACATGCTTGATGTAGTCACAAGCCTACAGCTTGCCAGCAAAGTCATTAAAGCTTAA
- the lptF gene encoding LPS export ABC transporter permease LptF has product MKLLHRQIFKELLSIFSLSLSGFMGLILIGRLLQFRDLFMGQSLGALEMGKLFLYLCPFFLLVLTPIATMLAIFLTFLRMNSDNEITALKSGGISLYKLLPAPIIFCILCTCADVFFSLYGLSWGTENFRTALMEFARTRSQLAIQPGVFNRDFPGLVFYAENVDKKDGIMHSVFVRDSTRKAMTATIVAPLGEIRTDSTRGRIMVHLENGRIYQQNKDQLSVLKFKNYDVRIPLGNLLKGYSVDDPRPKEMAWEKLVRISRGGDRAGDLDQKFLRKVQVEIQKRLALPVACLVLGMFAMPIACIFKGLKQQYGLVISMGLFLVYYTMLSLGITLGESGSLSPIIGLWAPNVLFAVLSILLLKMAVMEHSFRIRIPFLKKKIREAA; this is encoded by the coding sequence TTGAAGCTTCTTCATCGTCAGATTTTTAAAGAACTTCTTTCCATTTTTTCGTTAAGCTTGTCTGGTTTTATGGGACTGATCTTAATTGGAAGGCTTTTGCAATTCAGAGATCTTTTCATGGGACAAAGCCTTGGCGCGCTTGAAATGGGAAAGCTGTTCCTATACTTGTGTCCTTTTTTTCTGCTCGTACTGACTCCTATTGCTACGATGCTGGCTATTTTCCTGACCTTTTTGCGCATGAATTCAGATAATGAAATCACGGCTCTTAAATCAGGCGGGATCAGTCTGTATAAGCTTTTACCTGCTCCGATAATTTTTTGCATATTGTGCACCTGCGCTGACGTATTTTTTTCGTTATACGGTCTTTCGTGGGGGACAGAGAATTTTCGTACTGCTTTGATGGAGTTTGCGCGAACCAGAAGTCAGTTAGCGATTCAGCCGGGAGTTTTTAATAGAGATTTTCCGGGTTTGGTCTTTTACGCTGAAAATGTAGATAAAAAAGACGGCATAATGCATTCCGTTTTTGTGCGCGACAGCACTAGAAAAGCTATGACTGCAACAATTGTTGCTCCGCTTGGTGAAATCAGAACAGATTCTACCCGTGGAAGAATCATGGTTCATCTTGAAAACGGGCGTATATATCAGCAGAATAAAGATCAGCTGAGCGTTCTTAAATTTAAGAATTACGATGTCAGAATCCCTCTTGGGAACCTTCTGAAAGGTTATAGTGTCGATGATCCGCGCCCTAAGGAAATGGCATGGGAAAAGCTCGTCCGCATTAGCAGAGGAGGGGATCGTGCCGGAGATCTGGATCAGAAATTTTTACGAAAAGTTCAGGTTGAAATTCAAAAAAGGCTGGCATTACCTGTAGCATGTCTGGTGCTCGGTATGTTTGCCATGCCGATTGCCTGTATTTTCAAAGGACTTAAACAGCAATACGGTCTGGTTATTTCAATGGGGCTTTTCCTTGTTTATTATACAATGCTTTCGCTTGGTATAACCCTTGGAGAAAGTGGTTCGTTGTCTCCAATAATAGGCTTATGGGCCCCGAATGTCCTATTTGCAGTTCTTTCCATTTTATTATTGAAAATGGCTGTGATGGAACATTCATTTCGAATCAGGATTCCATTTTTAAAGAAAAAAATCAGGGAGGCAGCATGA
- the efp gene encoding elongation factor P, which yields MISTKDFRPGLKIEIDKKPYEIVEFQHFKPGKGGAFVRTKLKNMLTGRVVDETFRSGEKVEKPDMETKEMQFLYKEGEAFVLMDLESYEQMTVPAEVIGDTGGFLKEGESNKALLYNGNIIGMELPASVILVVTQTDPGLQGDRVSGASKPATLETGLVINVPLFVNENDKVKVDTRSKEYLGREK from the coding sequence ATGATATCTACTAAAGACTTTAGACCTGGATTGAAAATTGAAATCGACAAAAAACCTTATGAAATCGTAGAATTTCAGCATTTTAAGCCTGGTAAAGGCGGTGCTTTTGTTCGTACAAAGCTTAAAAACATGCTGACTGGAAGGGTTGTTGATGAAACTTTCCGTTCCGGCGAAAAAGTAGAAAAGCCAGATATGGAAACAAAAGAAATGCAGTTTCTCTATAAAGAAGGGGAAGCTTTTGTACTTATGGATCTCGAGTCATATGAGCAGATGACTGTTCCTGCTGAAGTAATCGGTGATACCGGAGGATTTCTTAAAGAAGGTGAAAGCAATAAGGCACTTCTTTATAATGGAAATATTATCGGCATGGAACTGCCTGCTTCCGTAATTTTGGTAGTTACACAGACTGATCCCGGTTTACAGGGCGACAGAGTTAGTGGTGCTTCTAAGCCTGCAACTCTGGAAACTGGCCTTGTCATCAATGTTCCGCTTTTCGTTAATGAAAATGATAAAGTTAAAGTTGATACTCGTTCTAAAGAATATTTAGGACGCGAAAAATAA
- a CDS encoding DNA translocase FtsK, whose amino-acid sequence MEDETLPSEKFAKEISGLFWIFLAAFLFISMYSFNPGDPTLNQAVSSSWKIKNLIGPAGSYAAGLLVDMVGIGAWLIPFYCLHLGLASFIAVLKQPWWRWAGLTLLYACLLSWASHPWLTSYQADMSIHEGGFIGALLSKWSFHYLKPVGAFLFWLFATLAGIQLTLNLSWASTCKRVRSILVDLGLKNKERFDRRVKRIKAERDLKNAEKKAEKISDPVDFGKTPKKVEPKKQIKEQENDSEIVLQPFGDAIPKKKSKPKAKSLDTTADFPSLDLLAVPKVTGITVDPKVLENKTQSLAVCLKDFNIDGEIQNVIPGPVVTMFEFRPAPGVKVSKIAGLTDDIALALKAISVRIEAPIPGKDSVGVEIPNDQRQVVYLREIFEADCFKNAKSPMTLALGKDIQGEPVVADLIKMPHLLVAGATGAGKSVCLNGLLMSLLYRARPDEVKLLLIDPKRIELAVYASLPHLVHPVVTDMALAKSALEWAVYEMDQRYQKMARLGVRNIASFNEKLVKIQGDDMPDDLADLEHMPYLVIVVDELADLMLTAGKDVEISIVRLAQLARAAGIHIILATQRPSVDVVTGLIKANFPTRISFQVTSKHDSRTILDMGGAEKLLGRGDMLFKPSGAQLRRLHGALVDDDEIKLVVDFWKKKFPQDFDLDFTDWKDTPSGPGQGSMPSESDDPVYGEAVEFVLAQGKASISLLQRRFRIGFNRSARFIEQMEQDGILGPQDGSKPRIVLVTRD is encoded by the coding sequence ATGGAGGATGAGACACTGCCTAGCGAAAAATTCGCAAAAGAAATTTCCGGCTTGTTCTGGATTTTTTTAGCCGCCTTTCTTTTTATAAGCATGTACTCGTTCAATCCGGGCGATCCTACTCTTAATCAAGCGGTAAGTTCGAGCTGGAAAATAAAGAATTTAATTGGCCCCGCCGGATCATATGCCGCAGGATTGCTGGTTGATATGGTCGGAATCGGTGCATGGTTAATTCCTTTTTACTGTCTGCATTTAGGCCTTGCATCCTTCATAGCTGTTTTAAAGCAGCCTTGGTGGAGATGGGCTGGGCTGACACTTCTTTATGCATGCCTTCTTTCATGGGCTTCCCATCCATGGCTGACTTCGTATCAGGCAGATATGTCTATCCATGAAGGCGGTTTCATCGGAGCATTGCTTTCCAAATGGTCTTTTCATTATCTTAAGCCTGTCGGTGCTTTTCTTTTTTGGCTGTTTGCAACTCTTGCCGGAATTCAGCTGACTCTGAATTTGAGCTGGGCTTCCACCTGCAAAAGAGTCCGGTCTATATTGGTTGATTTAGGACTCAAAAATAAAGAGCGGTTTGATCGCAGAGTTAAAAGAATAAAAGCTGAACGCGATTTAAAAAATGCAGAAAAAAAGGCAGAGAAAATATCAGATCCTGTAGATTTCGGTAAAACTCCTAAAAAAGTTGAACCTAAAAAACAAATTAAAGAACAGGAAAATGATTCCGAAATAGTTTTGCAGCCTTTCGGTGATGCAATTCCTAAGAAGAAAAGTAAGCCTAAAGCTAAATCGCTTGATACTACAGCTGATTTTCCTTCTCTCGATCTGCTTGCCGTGCCGAAAGTTACCGGAATTACTGTTGATCCTAAAGTTTTAGAAAATAAAACACAAAGCCTCGCGGTTTGTCTTAAAGATTTTAATATTGATGGCGAAATACAGAACGTAATTCCCGGTCCGGTTGTAACAATGTTTGAATTCCGTCCGGCTCCGGGTGTAAAAGTCAGCAAAATTGCGGGACTTACAGATGATATCGCCCTTGCTTTAAAAGCTATATCCGTAAGAATTGAAGCTCCTATCCCCGGTAAGGATTCTGTCGGAGTGGAAATTCCTAACGATCAGCGTCAGGTTGTTTATCTGCGTGAAATTTTCGAAGCTGATTGTTTTAAGAACGCTAAATCTCCTATGACACTGGCTCTCGGTAAAGACATTCAGGGCGAACCTGTTGTTGCCGACCTTATAAAGATGCCTCACTTACTCGTAGCCGGAGCCACCGGAGCAGGTAAAAGTGTTTGCTTAAACGGTCTGCTCATGAGTCTGCTTTACCGCGCCAGACCTGATGAAGTTAAGCTTTTGCTGATAGACCCTAAAAGGATCGAACTTGCCGTCTATGCAAGTCTTCCGCATCTTGTGCATCCTGTTGTTACAGATATGGCTCTGGCAAAAAGCGCGCTTGAGTGGGCCGTTTATGAGATGGATCAGCGTTATCAGAAAATGGCTCGTCTCGGAGTAAGAAATATTGCCAGTTTTAATGAGAAATTGGTCAAGATTCAGGGCGATGACATGCCTGATGATTTGGCAGATCTTGAGCATATGCCTTATCTTGTCATTGTTGTTGATGAACTTGCCGACCTCATGCTGACCGCAGGAAAAGATGTTGAAATCAGCATTGTGAGACTTGCGCAGCTTGCTCGTGCGGCCGGGATACATATTATTCTAGCCACGCAGAGACCTTCTGTTGATGTTGTTACTGGACTGATTAAAGCAAACTTTCCAACCCGGATATCTTTTCAGGTTACTTCCAAGCATGACTCGCGTACTATTTTAGATATGGGCGGAGCTGAAAAGCTGCTCGGTCGCGGGGATATGCTCTTCAAGCCGAGCGGGGCGCAGCTGCGCAGGTTGCACGGAGCATTGGTTGATGATGATGAAATCAAGCTGGTTGTAGATTTCTGGAAGAAAAAATTTCCACAAGATTTTGATCTTGATTTCACGGACTGGAAGGATACTCCGTCAGGACCGGGGCAGGGCAGTATGCCAAGTGAATCTGATGACCCTGTGTACGGTGAAGCTGTAGAATTTGTTCTTGCTCAAGGTAAGGCCTCTATTTCATTGCTGCAAAGACGTTTTCGTATCGGCTTCAACCGTTCGGCACGTTTTATTGAGCAGATGGAACAGGACGGAATCCTTGGTCCGCAGGACGGCAGTAAACCCCGTATCGTTCTGGTGACCAGAGACTGA
- a CDS encoding type II 3-dehydroquinate dehydratase: MYTFLILNGPNLGHVGKRQPEIYGSDKIEDIPDHLQKMMGEKAAQIKLEFFQSNSEGALIDRLEKARADKIDGIAFNAGAYTHTSLAIADSLAWIDVPCVEVHISNIWARTQDPVRQHSFMGKQCLGVIAGFGILSYVLAVQALFCHVTAD, translated from the coding sequence ATGTACACCTTTTTAATACTGAATGGTCCTAATCTTGGACATGTCGGGAAAAGACAGCCGGAAATATACGGATCTGATAAAATTGAAGATATTCCGGATCATTTACAAAAAATGATGGGCGAAAAAGCCGCGCAGATTAAACTTGAATTTTTTCAGTCTAATTCTGAAGGAGCCTTAATTGACAGGCTTGAAAAAGCACGGGCAGATAAAATTGATGGAATTGCTTTTAATGCCGGAGCATACACTCATACCAGTCTTGCCATTGCAGATTCGCTTGCCTGGATCGATGTTCCATGTGTAGAAGTTCATATCAGTAACATCTGGGCCAGAACACAAGATCCTGTTCGCCAGCATAGCTTTATGGGAAAACAGTGCCTCGGGGTAATTGCCGGATTTGGAATTCTGAGTTATGTCTTGGCCGTTCAGGCGTTGTTTTGTCATGTGACCGCCGATTAA
- a CDS encoding L-2-amino-thiazoline-4-carboxylic acid hydrolase, which produces MKEKPVTAFARRKIEAELYGQLYKTMTKKLGKEKALEIITENLYDGAFLAGQNFAKTAEGEPNLKHFSSIIEAWRMGNALEVENISLENNLLKMDVLSCKYQQAYYDMGLPDELCTLLSCSRDEPFAKGYSAHLRMERETTLAEGGKCCPFRFYWD; this is translated from the coding sequence ATGAAAGAAAAACCAGTTACAGCATTTGCCCGTCGTAAAATCGAAGCTGAACTTTATGGACAGCTTTACAAAACAATGACTAAAAAACTCGGCAAAGAAAAAGCTCTCGAAATTATTACAGAAAATCTTTATGACGGCGCATTTCTTGCCGGTCAGAACTTTGCAAAAACAGCTGAAGGCGAACCAAATCTTAAGCATTTTTCTTCGATAATTGAAGCTTGGAGAATGGGAAACGCCCTTGAGGTCGAAAATATATCCCTGGAGAACAATCTCCTTAAAATGGATGTACTAAGCTGTAAATATCAGCAAGCTTATTACGATATGGGCTTGCCTGATGAACTTTGCACACTCTTATCATGTTCTCGCGATGAACCATTTGCAAAAGGGTACAGCGCACATCTACGCATGGAACGTGAAACAACTTTAGCTGAAGGCGGAAAGTGTTGCCCCTTCAGATTCTACTGGGACTAA
- a CDS encoding LptF/LptG family permease: MIHKLLPGNLAKYVLKQNMFLMMVCLGVGTGIYLLSDLFDRLDDFIEAGLGIGIILRYFIVKMPLIFSQILPAVFLLSMLVQLGVMAKNKELLALRTGGISLGWFVRFFIIYSVFWSMGQLMFSQVIGVYGEQEAYRIWKEDVRKSQLDKRVLHNIWFREGKYVVEAAEVMPFSNKAKDITVYEFAEGDNQILKVITSESVEVSEKYGWKLENAVELSPDSFSSNKHPIYTLPLKLNLGVFKAVDPGADPAQLPLWQLSKVINQLKSSGSDVDSLITAWHSKWSYAFSLLTMALVSLALITISENIYLNIGLGLALTFTYYALFMIGASAGQSGVLPPILAAWIGNIIIGVLAALRIAWVLVPESVGKYFGRQKRLK; the protein is encoded by the coding sequence ATGATTCATAAATTGCTTCCCGGAAATCTGGCAAAATATGTACTGAAACAAAATATGTTTTTGATGATGGTCTGTCTTGGAGTAGGGACTGGAATTTATCTCCTTTCTGACCTTTTTGACAGGCTTGATGATTTTATTGAGGCCGGACTTGGAATAGGAATAATTCTTCGGTATTTTATCGTTAAAATGCCGCTTATTTTTTCACAGATTCTGCCGGCGGTGTTTCTTCTTTCCATGCTGGTGCAACTCGGTGTAATGGCGAAAAATAAAGAATTACTCGCGCTTAGAACCGGCGGTATTTCTCTTGGCTGGTTTGTGCGGTTTTTTATTATTTACTCAGTATTCTGGAGTATGGGGCAACTCATGTTTTCGCAAGTCATCGGTGTTTACGGGGAGCAGGAAGCTTATCGTATATGGAAAGAGGATGTGCGGAAAAGTCAGCTGGATAAGAGAGTATTGCACAACATCTGGTTCAGGGAAGGAAAGTACGTTGTGGAAGCTGCCGAAGTCATGCCGTTTAGCAACAAAGCTAAGGATATTACTGTGTATGAATTTGCTGAAGGCGATAATCAGATATTAAAAGTTATTACCTCTGAAAGCGTAGAAGTGAGTGAAAAATACGGTTGGAAGCTTGAAAATGCTGTTGAACTGAGTCCTGACAGTTTTTCATCAAACAAGCATCCAATTTATACTTTGCCGCTCAAGCTTAATCTGGGGGTATTTAAAGCTGTTGATCCCGGAGCAGACCCCGCTCAGCTTCCGTTATGGCAGTTATCTAAAGTTATTAATCAGCTTAAAAGTTCCGGATCAGATGTAGATAGTTTAATAACTGCATGGCATTCAAAATGGTCATATGCCTTCTCACTTTTGACAATGGCCTTAGTCTCACTTGCGCTCATTACTATTTCAGAAAATATATATCTGAATATCGGACTTGGACTGGCACTCACTTTTACTTATTATGCCTTATTTATGATTGGGGCTTCGGCCGGACAATCAGGCGTGCTACCGCCCATTTTGGCAGCCTGGATCGGCAATATCATAATCGGCGTGCTTGCGGCACTTCGTATAGCATGGGTGCTTGTCCCTGAATCAGTCGGAAAATATTTCGGACGCCAGAAAAGGCTTAAATAA
- a CDS encoding undecaprenyl-diphosphate phosphatase — protein MPSLYAAAILGVVEGLTEFLPVSSTGHLIITGNLLGFTGDKAASFEVAIQLGAILAVVLLYWSLFWGLIFPEQGKKFSGVRGLYLLFLTSLPASILGLIAHDAIKKYLFNPYTVAWALLVGALMILFVERKERKPECFTLDEMTPKLALGIGCFQCLALWPGFSRSASTIMGGMILGAKRKVAAEYSFIAAVPIMFAATGYDMLKSYKLFTMADMPFLAVGFIVSFISAWIAVKGFIYLLGKLTLRPFAYYRLALAPLILFFWS, from the coding sequence ATGCCTTCTCTTTATGCAGCTGCAATTCTCGGAGTCGTTGAAGGTCTAACGGAATTTTTACCGGTCTCAAGCACAGGTCACCTGATCATTACCGGAAATCTTCTAGGTTTTACAGGAGATAAGGCTGCGTCCTTTGAAGTTGCAATCCAGTTAGGAGCAATCCTTGCCGTAGTATTGCTGTATTGGTCACTTTTCTGGGGATTAATTTTTCCGGAACAAGGGAAAAAATTTTCAGGAGTACGAGGACTTTATTTACTATTTTTAACTAGTTTGCCAGCCTCAATTCTCGGACTCATCGCACACGACGCCATTAAAAAATATCTCTTTAATCCTTACACCGTTGCGTGGGCTCTTTTGGTCGGGGCTCTAATGATTCTTTTTGTTGAGCGAAAAGAAAGAAAACCTGAATGCTTTACATTAGATGAAATGACACCCAAGCTGGCATTAGGCATAGGTTGTTTCCAGTGTCTTGCGCTATGGCCGGGATTTTCAAGATCAGCCTCAACTATTATGGGCGGTATGATTCTGGGAGCCAAACGAAAAGTTGCCGCAGAATATTCATTTATTGCAGCTGTCCCCATTATGTTTGCCGCAACAGGATATGATATGCTGAAAAGCTATAAACTTTTCACGATGGCAGACATGCCGTTTCTTGCGGTAGGATTTATAGTTTCTTTTATTTCTGCATGGATTGCGGTGAAAGGTTTTATATACCTTTTAGGCAAATTAACCTTGCGTCCATTCGCTTATTACAGGCTTGCGCTGGCTCCGCTGATTCTGTTTTTCTGGAGCTGA